In Desertifilum tharense IPPAS B-1220, a genomic segment contains:
- a CDS encoding class I SAM-dependent methyltransferase, whose product MSYSPSLAFDEIDIDTSYEPFSREPEYIEANRLLIEELPLQSVQGVLDLACGTGTMTELLLKRCLAENRGELPQVVGIDLSRESLLWGQADLAEMGFFQPLTPDQSGTVILVEGTADCLPIATHSIDLAMMGNAIHMVANREALFGEIARVLRPGGYFAFNTSFYAGTYVPGTEPIYLRWVQEAIAYLQRRNAELKAAGLPGIARQRGQGAPAFSTHWLSILEYTQEMAAHNLNVQWQNERTVMLTQRSFETIGSYAGLGKVLLSGYPVKLACEALFYAAAPTLAAEGLTEVPRYWLEMVAQKSGD is encoded by the coding sequence ATGAGTTATTCCCCCTCCCTGGCGTTCGATGAAATCGATATTGATACCTCCTATGAGCCGTTTTCCCGCGAACCCGAATATATTGAGGCCAATCGTTTATTGATTGAAGAGTTGCCCCTCCAATCAGTGCAAGGCGTTCTTGACTTGGCCTGCGGTACGGGAACGATGACGGAACTGTTGCTGAAGCGCTGTCTGGCGGAGAACCGTGGGGAACTCCCGCAAGTGGTGGGCATAGATCTCTCTAGGGAGTCGCTATTGTGGGGTCAAGCCGATTTAGCGGAGATGGGTTTTTTTCAACCCTTAACCCCCGATCAAAGCGGTACCGTTATTTTGGTGGAGGGAACGGCGGATTGTTTGCCGATTGCAACCCACAGCATTGATTTAGCGATGATGGGCAATGCCATTCATATGGTCGCCAATCGGGAAGCACTCTTTGGCGAAATTGCTCGCGTTTTGCGACCGGGGGGCTATTTTGCCTTTAATACCTCCTTTTACGCCGGGACTTACGTTCCGGGGACCGAACCCATTTATCTGCGTTGGGTGCAAGAAGCGATCGCCTATTTGCAACGTCGCAACGCCGAACTCAAAGCGGCGGGACTTCCCGGTATCGCGCGCCAGCGCGGTCAAGGGGCCCCGGCTTTTTCCACCCATTGGCTATCAATCCTGGAGTATACCCAAGAGATGGCCGCCCACAACCTCAATGTGCAATGGCAAAACGAGCGGACGGTGATGCTGACGCAGCGCAGCTTTGAAACGATTGGTTCCTATGCGGGTTTGGGGAAAGTGCTGTTGAGTGGCTATCCCGTGAAGCTGGCGTGCGAAGCCCTATTTTATGCGGCTGCGCCCACCCTAGCGGCTGAGGGGCTAACGGAAGTCCCGCGTTACTGGCTGGAAATGGTGGCTCAAAAATCGGGGGACTAG